The following coding sequences lie in one Mustelus asterias chromosome 8, sMusAst1.hap1.1, whole genome shotgun sequence genomic window:
- the LOC144497332 gene encoding guanine nucleotide-binding protein G(I)/G(S)/G(O) subunit gamma-12, which translates to MASTNSIAQAKRTVRQLKVEASIERIKVSKASADLVRYCEEHAKSDPLLMGIPTSENPFKDKKPCIIL; encoded by the exons ATGGCTAGCACAAACAGCATAGCGCAAGCAAAAAGGACAGTTCGACAGCTTAAAGTAGAGGCCAGTATTGAGAGGATAAAG gtttcaAAGGCTTCAGCAGATCTTGTCCGCTACTGTGAGGAACATGCCAAAAGTGACCCTCTGCTCATGGGCATCCCAACCTCAGAAAACCCCTTTAAGGATAAGAAGCCTTGCATTATATTATAG